Proteins encoded by one window of Lactobacillus sp. ESL0684:
- the trxA gene encoding thioredoxin has translation MVDEITDQNFEDETKTGVVLTDFWATWCGPCKMQSPVIDELAEERQDVKFTKMDVDQNKETPSSLGIMAIPTLIIKKDGEVVDRLTGYTPKAKLDQILNQYTD, from the coding sequence ATGGTTGATGAAATTACAGATCAAAATTTTGAAGATGAAACTAAAACTGGGGTGGTCTTAACTGACTTTTGGGCTACATGGTGTGGTCCTTGTAAAATGCAGTCACCAGTAATTGATGAATTGGCTGAGGAACGCCAAGACGTTAAGTTTACGAAGATGGATGTTGACCAAAATAAGGAAACACCAAGTTCTTTAGGAATTATGGCTATTCCAACATTAATCATTAAAAAAGATGGCGAAGTTGTTGATCGATTAACTGGTTATACACCTAAGGCCAAGCTTGATCAGATTTTGAATCAGTATACAGACTAA
- a CDS encoding endonuclease MutS2 — translation MNTKILETLEFDKITEQLKQLAITLSAKKRAGQLKPSGDFAQVELTLRQTLAMVNLLRIKGQLPLTDFAAVEPSTKRLRIKANLNAEELGNILLILVLANDINGFLEDIDPEQLDLTAIADILAKLAVPVVLLNELKKSLDYDGTVLDTASSNLASLRHALKSNDAEIKARMDEYIKGNTSKYLSEQIVTIRDERYVIPVKQEYRGKFGGVVHDQSASGQTLFIEPGAVLNLNNRQQNLLAEQRQEIQRILRNLSDLAREEVDAIDEIADGLTELDFLQAKAQLAKQMQATEPKLSTDQTINLLQARHPLIDQDKVVPNDIRLGGEFDTVLITGPNTGGKTITLKTVGILQLMAQAGLFIPAQEGSVVGVYQEIAADIGDEQSIEQSLSTFSSHINDIIQIMKHVDDQTLVLIDEIGAGTDPEEGASLAISILDFLRKKQAKIMVTTHYPELKLYGYNRPKTTNASMEFDLKTLSPTYRLQIGIPGHSNAFAIARRLGMREDVVKGAEGLMSEENTEINTMIERLNQQTQQATDARNHLQTSLDRSQKLEQKLQQALDWYNQRVQKQLDFAQERASEIVAKKRKKADKIIAKLEQQPGNLKENEVISAKGELNQLAKQNENLAQNKVLQREKRRHHVNVGDRVKVLSYGQVGTISKKLSEHQYEVQLGIMKVKVSDQDVERIAATKPKAKHIVRATSSMRRANASSELDLRGQRYEEAMTNLDRYFDSVLLAGLDVVTIIHGIGTGAIRKGVWQYLASNQHVDSYNYAPANEGGNGATIVHLK, via the coding sequence ATGAATACTAAAATACTAGAAACTCTAGAATTTGATAAAATTACCGAGCAACTTAAGCAATTAGCAATTACCTTGTCAGCTAAAAAGCGTGCTGGTCAATTGAAACCTAGCGGTGATTTTGCCCAAGTTGAGCTAACTTTGCGGCAAACTCTCGCAATGGTCAACTTATTGCGCATTAAAGGCCAATTACCACTAACAGATTTTGCGGCGGTAGAACCAAGCACCAAACGATTGCGTATTAAGGCTAATCTGAATGCAGAAGAATTAGGTAATATCTTATTAATCTTGGTTTTGGCCAATGATATTAATGGCTTTTTAGAAGATATTGATCCAGAACAATTGGATTTAACGGCAATTGCTGATATTTTGGCAAAATTAGCTGTCCCGGTGGTTTTGCTAAATGAGTTAAAAAAATCACTTGATTATGATGGTACGGTACTTGATACAGCTTCAAGTAACTTAGCCAGTTTGCGTCATGCCCTAAAAAGCAATGATGCAGAGATTAAGGCCCGAATGGATGAGTACATTAAGGGCAATACTAGCAAATATTTATCTGAACAGATTGTAACTATTCGGGATGAACGTTATGTTATTCCAGTTAAACAGGAATATCGCGGTAAGTTTGGTGGGGTCGTACACGACCAAAGTGCCAGCGGCCAAACTTTGTTTATTGAACCTGGTGCGGTTTTAAACCTAAACAATCGTCAGCAAAATTTATTAGCAGAACAAAGACAAGAAATTCAGCGCATTTTACGTAATTTGTCTGATTTAGCGCGTGAGGAAGTTGATGCAATTGACGAGATTGCGGATGGACTAACAGAACTGGACTTTTTGCAAGCAAAAGCACAACTAGCTAAACAAATGCAGGCAACGGAACCTAAACTCTCCACTGATCAGACGATTAATCTATTGCAAGCTCGGCACCCATTAATTGATCAAGATAAGGTAGTTCCGAATGATATTCGGCTTGGTGGAGAATTTGATACTGTTTTAATTACTGGACCGAATACTGGTGGTAAAACGATTACGCTCAAAACAGTCGGTATTTTGCAGCTTATGGCGCAAGCTGGTTTATTTATTCCAGCTCAAGAGGGTAGCGTGGTCGGAGTTTATCAGGAAATTGCCGCGGATATTGGTGATGAACAATCGATTGAGCAATCCTTAAGTACTTTTTCTTCACATATTAATGACATTATCCAAATTATGAAACATGTTGATGATCAGACTTTGGTGCTAATCGATGAAATTGGTGCCGGAACTGACCCCGAAGAAGGGGCCAGCCTGGCAATTAGTATCTTGGATTTTTTGCGTAAAAAACAAGCTAAGATTATGGTTACTACGCATTATCCAGAATTAAAACTCTATGGCTATAATCGTCCTAAAACTACCAATGCCTCAATGGAATTTGATTTGAAAACTTTGTCGCCGACTTATCGTTTACAAATTGGGATTCCAGGACACAGTAATGCCTTTGCCATTGCCCGTCGCTTAGGAATGCGCGAGGATGTAGTTAAGGGTGCCGAAGGATTAATGTCCGAGGAAAACACGGAAATTAATACTATGATTGAACGGCTTAACCAGCAGACGCAACAAGCCACTGATGCTCGCAATCATTTGCAAACTAGCCTTGATCGTAGTCAGAAGCTTGAGCAAAAATTGCAGCAGGCCCTTGATTGGTATAATCAGCGAGTGCAAAAACAACTTGATTTTGCTCAAGAACGCGCTAGTGAAATTGTAGCTAAAAAGCGCAAAAAAGCTGATAAAATCATTGCCAAGCTTGAGCAACAGCCGGGTAATTTGAAAGAAAATGAAGTTATTTCTGCTAAAGGTGAGTTAAATCAACTTGCTAAGCAGAACGAAAATTTAGCGCAAAACAAGGTCTTACAGCGCGAAAAAAGACGCCATCATGTTAATGTAGGTGATCGCGTTAAAGTTTTATCGTATGGACAAGTCGGTACGATTTCTAAAAAATTATCTGAGCATCAATATGAGGTGCAATTGGGAATTATGAAGGTGAAAGTTAGCGATCAGGATGTTGAACGGATTGCTGCTACTAAGCCTAAAGCTAAACATATTGTTCGGGCAACTAGTAGTATGCGAAGAGCTAACGCTAGTTCAGAGCTAGATTTGCGCGGACAGCGTTATGAAGAAGCAATGACTAACTTGGATCGCTATTTTGACTCCGTATTATTAGCAGGATTAGATGTAGTAACAATTATTCACGGTATTGGTACAGGGGCGATCCGTAAGGGAGTTTGGCAATATCTAGCCAGCAATCAACATGTTGACAGTTATAATTATGCTCCGGCAAACGAAGGCGGCAATGGTGCAACAATCGTGCACTTGAAGTAA
- a CDS encoding DUF1292 domain-containing protein: MTQEVHGDDRQITLVDDKGNEELFEILFTFHADDYDKSYILLYPAAVGDDEEVEVQAFSYDADDAGDVTSNDLHEIESDEEWDMVQGVLNTFLDDDRLSGE, from the coding sequence ATGACACAAGAAGTGCACGGCGATGACCGGCAAATTACCTTAGTTGATGATAAGGGTAATGAAGAATTATTTGAAATATTATTTACATTTCATGCTGACGACTATGATAAGTCCTATATCTTGCTTTATCCAGCTGCAGTCGGCGATGATGAAGAAGTAGAAGTTCAAGCGTTTAGTTATGATGCAGATGATGCAGGTGACGTAACCAGTAACGATTTACATGAAATTGAATCGGATGAAGAATGGGACATGGTGCAGGGGGTACTTAACACCTTCTTGGATGATGACCGTTTAAGTGGTGAATAA
- the ruvX gene encoding Holliday junction resolvase RuvX codes for MRLLGLDVGSKTIGVAVSDELGITAQKVETIPIDESKYNFGMRPLKKLVRKFEPTGFVLGLPHNMDGSSGVSAQRSKAYGKRLQDKFALPVYYSDERLTTIESQRVLIEEAGIHDRHKRKAVVDQMAAVLILQNYLDLHRKD; via the coding sequence ATGAGGTTGCTTGGTTTAGATGTTGGGTCAAAAACGATTGGCGTAGCTGTTAGCGATGAATTGGGGATAACTGCCCAAAAGGTAGAAACGATTCCAATTGATGAGTCAAAATATAACTTTGGGATGCGTCCTTTAAAAAAATTAGTACGCAAGTTTGAACCAACTGGTTTTGTATTAGGCTTGCCACATAATATGGATGGTTCATCTGGAGTTTCTGCTCAGCGCAGTAAAGCTTATGGAAAACGTCTGCAAGACAAATTTGCTTTACCAGTTTATTATTCTGATGAACGCTTAACTACAATTGAGTCACAGCGTGTCTTAATTGAGGAAGCGGGAATACATGACCGGCATAAGCGTAAAGCAGTAGTTGACCAGATGGCAGCTGTTTTAATTTTGCAAAATTATTTAGACTTACACCGAAAGGATTAA
- a CDS encoding IreB family regulatory phosphoprotein has protein sequence MSSLDKTMHFDFNKNKGKNVYDTLQDVYNALEEKGYNPINQIVGYLLSGDPAYIPRHNDARNLILKHERDEIIEELVKGYLGKDK, from the coding sequence ATGAGTTCACTAGACAAGACTATGCATTTTGACTTCAATAAAAATAAAGGCAAGAATGTTTATGACACTCTGCAAGATGTCTATAATGCACTTGAAGAAAAGGGATATAATCCGATTAACCAGATTGTTGGCTATTTGTTGTCTGGTGACCCAGCTTATATTCCACGGCATAATGATGCTCGCAATTTAATTTTGAAACACGAACGTGATGAAATTATTGAAGAACTAGTTAAGGGCTATCTGGGTAAAGATAAGTAA
- the alaS gene encoding alanine--tRNA ligase has product MKKLTSSEFRQLFLDFFKQHGHTISPSQSLIPQDDPTLLWINSGVATMKKYFDGSVVPENPRITSSQKSIRTNDIENVGKTARHQTLFEMLGNFSVGDYFKEDAIAWAWEFLTSPKWLDLDQSKLYCTVYPKDTETQKIWKKVGMPEDHIVKLEENFWDIGEGPCGPDSEIFYDRGQENNDVAEDDPENFPGGENARYLEIWNIVFSQFNHLANGEYVDQPHKNIDTGMGLERVLSILQDAPTNFETDLFLPIIHATEKMSANKKYGENKADTTSFKIIADHVRTVSFAIGDGALPSNTGRGYVLRRLIRRADVNGQHLGIKGAFLYKLVPVVGQIMASHYPEITEQQDFIAKVIKNEEERFQETLESGLALLDDLIEKAKASDNQTITGKDAFKLFDTYGFPYELTVEAAEDAGLRVDKQGFDTEMQAQKDRAREARGNLQSMGSQNETLMGIKDKSEFEYGVYEEKHAKLIDIIANDQLVDETSDDNATLIFDKTPFYAERGGQVADHGNIYNQAGELVAQVTDVQHAPNDQNLHFVQVILPLKKNEEYVLKIDRGRREGLRHSHSATHLLHSALRSVLGEHTHQAGSLVEPDFLRFDFTVVDPMTPKEVSAVEKLVNEKIWAALNVETTITDPEDGKAMGALALFDNKYGDKVRVVQMGDFSTEFCGGTHVDNTSQIGIFKITAEYANGAGTRRIEAVTSKKAYEYLTHRSELLDNIQSEVKSTKPENIIDKVQSLEKDLHDSQTKIGALNLQINQAKAGEIFDHVEQAGDLTVIAQKANVKGMKDLRELSDSWKKEPKSDVLVLGAASDGKANMIISLGQKALDQGLKAGDLIKQAAPLFGGGGGGRPDMAQAGGKNPAGLAEAIKTVVAMISKN; this is encoded by the coding sequence ATGAAGAAACTAACTAGTTCTGAATTTAGACAATTGTTTTTAGACTTCTTTAAACAGCACGGACATACGATTTCACCGAGCCAATCGCTGATTCCACAGGATGATCCAACGCTGTTGTGGATAAATTCTGGTGTAGCGACAATGAAGAAGTATTTTGATGGTTCAGTTGTTCCTGAAAATCCACGTATTACTAGTTCGCAAAAGTCGATTCGGACTAATGATATTGAAAATGTTGGTAAAACTGCTCGTCATCAAACCTTATTTGAAATGCTAGGTAATTTTTCAGTTGGTGACTACTTTAAGGAAGATGCAATTGCATGGGCTTGGGAATTTTTAACTAGTCCGAAATGGCTTGATCTTGATCAAAGTAAGCTATACTGCACGGTTTATCCTAAGGATACAGAAACCCAAAAGATTTGGAAAAAAGTGGGGATGCCTGAAGACCATATTGTTAAACTAGAAGAAAATTTCTGGGATATTGGTGAGGGTCCTTGTGGTCCGGATTCAGAAATTTTTTATGATCGTGGTCAAGAAAATAACGATGTAGCCGAAGATGATCCAGAAAACTTCCCTGGTGGTGAAAATGCCCGTTATCTTGAAATTTGGAATATAGTTTTCTCTCAATTTAATCATTTAGCTAATGGTGAATATGTTGATCAACCGCATAAGAATATTGATACGGGAATGGGATTAGAACGAGTATTATCAATCTTGCAAGATGCGCCAACTAATTTTGAAACTGATTTGTTTTTGCCGATTATTCACGCCACTGAAAAAATGTCAGCAAACAAAAAATATGGTGAAAATAAAGCTGATACGACCTCGTTTAAGATTATTGCCGATCATGTGCGGACGGTTAGTTTTGCAATCGGTGATGGTGCGCTACCTTCAAATACTGGTCGTGGCTATGTTTTGCGGCGTTTGATTCGTCGGGCTGATGTAAATGGTCAGCATCTAGGCATTAAGGGAGCATTTCTTTATAAATTAGTACCAGTTGTTGGGCAAATTATGGCTAGTCATTATCCAGAAATCACTGAGCAACAGGATTTCATTGCCAAAGTAATTAAGAATGAAGAAGAAAGATTCCAAGAAACTTTGGAATCAGGGTTGGCATTGCTAGATGATTTAATTGAAAAGGCCAAAGCAAGTGACAACCAAACAATTACTGGTAAAGATGCCTTTAAATTGTTTGATACCTATGGTTTTCCTTATGAATTGACAGTTGAAGCTGCTGAGGATGCTGGTCTAAGAGTTGATAAACAGGGCTTTGACACTGAGATGCAAGCCCAAAAAGATCGTGCTCGTGAAGCTCGCGGTAACTTGCAATCGATGGGCTCACAAAATGAGACTTTAATGGGGATTAAGGACAAGTCAGAATTTGAATATGGTGTTTATGAAGAAAAACATGCTAAATTAATTGATATTATTGCAAACGATCAATTAGTTGATGAAACGAGTGACGATAATGCCACCTTGATTTTTGATAAGACCCCATTTTATGCAGAACGCGGTGGTCAGGTGGCAGATCATGGTAATATTTATAATCAGGCAGGCGAACTGGTAGCGCAAGTAACCGATGTGCAACATGCTCCTAATGACCAAAATCTGCACTTTGTGCAAGTAATTCTTCCACTTAAAAAGAATGAGGAATACGTTTTAAAGATTGATCGTGGTCGTAGAGAAGGGTTACGCCATTCACACTCGGCAACGCACTTATTGCATTCGGCATTGCGTAGTGTTCTAGGTGAACATACTCACCAAGCTGGTAGTTTAGTTGAGCCTGACTTTTTACGGTTCGACTTTACCGTGGTTGATCCGATGACGCCTAAAGAAGTATCGGCAGTTGAAAAACTGGTTAATGAGAAGATTTGGGCTGCTTTAAACGTTGAAACCACGATTACCGATCCTGAAGACGGCAAGGCAATGGGGGCTTTAGCACTATTTGATAATAAATATGGTGATAAAGTTCGAGTTGTTCAAATGGGAGATTTTTCAACTGAATTTTGTGGTGGTACACATGTTGATAATACCAGCCAAATCGGTATTTTTAAGATTACGGCAGAATATGCTAACGGTGCTGGAACTCGTCGTATAGAAGCTGTCACTTCCAAGAAGGCTTACGAATATTTGACTCATCGTTCAGAATTGCTTGATAATATTCAATCTGAAGTAAAATCTACTAAACCAGAAAATATCATTGATAAAGTTCAAAGTTTAGAAAAAGACTTGCATGATAGTCAGACCAAGATTGGCGCTTTGAATTTACAGATTAATCAAGCTAAAGCGGGTGAAATCTTTGATCACGTTGAACAAGCCGGTGATTTAACAGTAATTGCTCAAAAAGCTAATGTTAAAGGAATGAAAGATTTACGTGAATTGTCTGACAGTTGGAAGAAAGAGCCAAAATCAGATGTTTTAGTTTTGGGAGCTGCTAGTGATGGTAAAGCTAACATGATTATTAGCCTTGGACAAAAGGCTTTAGATCAAGGTCTGAAAGCAGGGGATTTAATTAAGCAAGCCGCACCATTATTTGGTGGTGGCGGCGGTGGTCGTCCTGATATGGCACAAGCTGGTGGTAAAAATCCAGCGGGACTTGCTGAGGCAATTAAGACAGTAGTTGCAATGATTTCTAAAAATTAA
- a CDS encoding histidine phosphatase family protein — protein sequence MQELYLMRHGETIFNKRQLVQGAVDSPLTKDGIAKAKRVGQFFQKQGVTFDHAYTSTQERASDTLEVVTKQPYTRLKGLKEWDFGLFEAQDERLLPKFNFKDPAEADFFVDYGGESAKQVMERVNQTISKIMAKPDHQRVLIVSHGAAILMFLAAWLPFEEIAKQITDMPNCCVLRFTYDNDRFTYQGLFDVDQSANN from the coding sequence ATGCAAGAACTTTATCTAATGCGCCATGGGGAAACAATCTTTAATAAGAGGCAGTTAGTGCAGGGAGCCGTGGATTCTCCCTTGACTAAAGACGGAATTGCTAAAGCCAAAAGAGTGGGGCAGTTTTTTCAAAAGCAAGGGGTAACTTTTGATCACGCCTACACGTCTACTCAAGAGCGAGCTAGCGATACCTTGGAAGTGGTGACTAAGCAGCCTTATACTAGATTGAAAGGACTTAAAGAATGGGACTTTGGTTTATTTGAAGCTCAAGATGAGCGATTATTACCAAAGTTTAATTTTAAAGATCCTGCTGAAGCAGATTTTTTTGTGGATTATGGTGGCGAATCTGCTAAGCAGGTTATGGAGCGTGTCAACCAGACAATAAGTAAGATCATGGCTAAGCCAGATCATCAGCGAGTTTTAATTGTGAGTCATGGTGCTGCAATTCTAATGTTTTTAGCGGCTTGGCTGCCTTTTGAGGAAATTGCTAAGCAAATTACTGATATGCCTAATTGTTGTGTGCTGCGCTTTACTTATGATAATGATCGGTTTACCTATCAGGGATTATTTGATGTGGATCAAAGTGCCAATAATTAA
- the nadE gene encoding ammonia-dependent NAD(+) synthetase, with translation MRPLQKEIITYEHVLPKIDPQVEIRRSIDFLKGYLLANLGLKTYVLGISGGQDSTLAGKLTQLAIAELRKETGDQTYQYIAVRLPYGEQADAQDAADAVAFQRPDQDLIVNIKPGVDAAVASLSAAGQTINDFNKGNLKARERMLVQYAIAGANQGAVVGTDHAAENFSGFYTKYGDGAADVTPLFRLDKRQGKQLLKELGCPEQLYLKAPTADLEENRPALPDEQALGVTYQEIDDYLEGKEVASVAAEKIESLWRKSEHKRHLPITVFDDFYK, from the coding sequence ATGAGACCACTACAAAAAGAGATTATTACTTATGAACATGTTCTACCAAAAATTGATCCACAAGTAGAAATTCGGCGTTCAATTGACTTTTTAAAAGGCTATTTGTTAGCTAATCTAGGATTAAAGACTTACGTTTTGGGGATTTCTGGTGGCCAGGATTCTACTTTAGCTGGTAAGTTAACCCAACTGGCGATTGCAGAATTACGTAAAGAAACTGGTGATCAGACTTACCAATATATCGCAGTGCGTTTGCCATATGGTGAGCAGGCTGATGCCCAAGATGCAGCTGATGCTGTGGCTTTTCAAAGACCTGATCAAGACCTAATTGTGAATATTAAGCCAGGAGTTGATGCAGCTGTTGCTAGTCTGAGTGCGGCTGGGCAAACAATTAATGACTTTAATAAGGGTAATCTTAAGGCACGTGAACGGATGCTTGTGCAGTACGCCATTGCAGGCGCCAACCAGGGTGCAGTCGTTGGGACTGATCATGCAGCTGAAAATTTCAGTGGTTTTTATACCAAATATGGCGATGGTGCGGCTGATGTAACGCCGTTATTTCGCTTAGATAAGCGCCAAGGTAAGCAGTTGCTAAAAGAATTAGGGTGCCCTGAGCAGCTTTATTTAAAAGCGCCAACTGCTGATTTAGAAGAAAATCGTCCAGCCTTACCAGACGAACAGGCGCTGGGAGTTACCTATCAGGAGATTGATGACTATTTAGAGGGTAAGGAAGTAGCAAGCGTTGCTGCGGAAAAGATAGAATCATTATGGCGTAAAAGTGAACACAAGCGTCATTTGCCAATTACGGTTTTTGATGATTTTTATAAGTAG
- a CDS encoding glycosyltransferase → MRVLHVNAGLESGGGLTHIINLLRQAQRQDQDFTLLCLAEGPVAQAARQAKLNVQVLGINSRYALTSLRQLVNFINEGNYDIVHTHGARANLFLSLIKRRISAVWCVTVHSDPYLDFAGRGILGKLFTKANLHALKKADCIFAVTQNFAQLLIKKAQLPAAKIHVIYNGIFFHNDDEIPAKYDHEHFNIVNVARAEKVKGQELLLKALKQLDNANVHLYIAGDGSQLASLKELTQKLSLGPQVTFQGFMTQKQLKNLYRRMNLAVLTSYSESFPLVLLEASDNLLPLLSTNVGDIEMMIPDQKHGFVAQIGDVASITAALKAAIATPPKQLVQMAQTEKSYVASNFSLEKQLTAIMQVYQTLIERDS, encoded by the coding sequence ATGAGAGTGTTACACGTAAATGCTGGTTTAGAATCGGGTGGTGGCTTAACACACATCATCAATTTATTAAGGCAAGCACAAAGGCAGGATCAGGATTTTACTCTGTTGTGTTTGGCTGAAGGCCCAGTTGCGCAAGCAGCACGGCAGGCTAAGTTGAATGTACAAGTTTTGGGGATTAATAGTCGTTACGCACTAACTAGTTTGCGGCAACTAGTCAACTTTATTAATGAGGGCAATTATGATATCGTGCATACTCATGGCGCACGAGCAAATTTATTTTTGTCGCTAATTAAACGCAGAATCAGTGCTGTTTGGTGTGTAACCGTCCATTCAGACCCATATTTAGATTTTGCTGGTCGTGGAATTTTGGGCAAGCTATTTACTAAGGCAAATCTACATGCTTTAAAAAAAGCAGATTGCATTTTTGCAGTAACTCAGAACTTTGCCCAGTTGTTAATAAAAAAGGCGCAGCTTCCTGCTGCCAAAATTCACGTAATTTATAACGGGATTTTTTTCCATAATGATGATGAAATTCCAGCTAAGTATGACCATGAACATTTTAATATCGTTAATGTGGCTCGTGCCGAAAAAGTTAAGGGACAAGAATTATTGCTTAAGGCACTTAAGCAATTAGACAATGCCAATGTTCATTTATATATTGCTGGGGATGGTTCTCAATTAGCTAGTTTAAAGGAACTAACGCAAAAGCTATCTTTGGGTCCACAAGTAACTTTTCAAGGCTTTATGACCCAGAAGCAATTGAAGAATTTATATCGGCGAATGAATTTAGCGGTTTTAACCTCATATTCTGAAAGTTTTCCGTTAGTTTTACTTGAAGCAAGTGATAATTTGTTGCCATTATTATCAACTAACGTTGGTGATATTGAAATGATGATTCCTGATCAAAAGCACGGGTTTGTTGCCCAAATTGGTGATGTTGCTTCAATTACGGCTGCTCTTAAGGCGGCAATAGCAACACCGCCCAAACAGCTTGTTCAGATGGCCCAAACTGAAAAGAGTTATGTTGCTAGCAATTTTTCATTAGAAAAGCAATTAACTGCTATTATGCAGGTTTATCAAACATTGATTGAAAGGGATAGTTAA
- a CDS encoding WecB/TagA/CpsF family glycosyltransferase, with protein sequence MDKVAVLGVNFDNKNFEQFKNELVKRIDAHQSTLIVTANPEIVMTANENPEFMKILHSDADYITPDGIGIVKAAQMLGTPLKQRVTGYDLFAWLMQRANQCKLRVFLIGAKPEVIQAVKAKVARDYKQIQLVGARDGYFSEDLEVVAYQIAKTKPDLVFAALGSPRQEQLLALLRRQDLPALMMGVGGSFDVFSGMVKRAPEFWQKNHLEWFYRLVKNPTRFKRMLVLPKFVSKVRQSKKERKKL encoded by the coding sequence ATGGATAAAGTAGCAGTTCTAGGTGTTAATTTTGATAATAAAAATTTTGAACAATTTAAAAATGAATTAGTTAAACGGATAGATGCTCATCAGTCAACTTTGATAGTAACCGCTAATCCAGAAATTGTCATGACAGCCAACGAAAATCCTGAGTTCATGAAAATCTTACACTCAGATGCGGATTACATTACTCCAGATGGTATTGGGATAGTTAAGGCTGCGCAGATGCTGGGAACGCCATTAAAACAGCGGGTTACTGGTTATGATTTATTTGCTTGGTTGATGCAGCGAGCCAATCAGTGCAAATTACGGGTTTTTTTGATTGGAGCTAAGCCAGAGGTAATCCAAGCTGTTAAAGCGAAGGTTGCTCGTGATTATAAGCAGATTCAATTAGTTGGTGCTAGAGATGGCTATTTTAGCGAAGATTTAGAAGTTGTAGCTTATCAAATAGCAAAAACTAAACCAGATTTAGTTTTTGCAGCTTTGGGTTCGCCGCGTCAAGAACAGCTTCTGGCTTTACTCAGACGCCAGGATCTACCTGCATTAATGATGGGAGTCGGCGGTAGCTTCGATGTTTTTTCTGGCATGGTCAAGCGTGCACCAGAATTTTGGCAAAAAAATCATTTGGAATGGTTTTATCGCTTAGTTAAAAATCCGACTCGTTTTAAACGAATGCTAGTTTTGCCTAAATTTGTTAGTAAAGTGCGCCAGTCTAAAAAGGAACGCAAAAAGTTATGA
- the tagD gene encoding glycerol-3-phosphate cytidylyltransferase: MKKIITYGTFDLIHYGHIRLLKRAKELGDYLIVGLSTDEFNEFQKHKESYNSYQERKCILEAIRYVDEVIPEKDWNQKITDIKKYQIDTFVMGNDWQGKFDFLKPYCQVVYLPRTPGISTSKIKKDLH, encoded by the coding sequence ATGAAAAAAATTATTACATACGGAACTTTTGACCTGATTCACTATGGTCACATTCGCTTGCTCAAACGGGCAAAAGAATTGGGTGACTATTTAATCGTCGGTTTATCAACAGATGAATTCAATGAATTTCAAAAGCATAAAGAATCTTATAATAGTTATCAAGAACGCAAATGTATTCTTGAGGCGATTCGCTATGTTGATGAGGTTATCCCTGAAAAAGACTGGAATCAAAAGATAACGGATATTAAAAAATATCAAATTGATACTTTCGTTATGGGGAATGATTGGCAAGGTAAATTCGACTTCTTAAAACCATATTGCCAAGTCGTCTATCTACCAAGAACCCCTGGAATTTCAACTAGTAAAATTAAAAAAGATTTACACTAA
- a CDS encoding GntR family transcriptional regulator has protein sequence MEEPMYIKIHNQIKRDIENHVYQVGSKIPSERQLSLKFGVSRMTLRQAIKTLEDEGILERRLGSGTYVASRKVQEKMSGIMSFTEITHANGQVPSSKLISYQVGKPSLSEKERLNLADDAEILRMERIRYADEVPICYEVVTIPHNLIAKMSKADISTHLYRTLEQNNYQIGRVTEHISAAVANENTARLLKAKKGEPLITRLQVTELSTGVPFEYTRASYVADRFEFTFSK, from the coding sequence ATGGAAGAACCAATGTACATTAAAATCCATAATCAAATTAAACGTGACATTGAGAACCATGTTTATCAAGTAGGTAGCAAAATACCGTCTGAACGACAGCTTTCGCTAAAATTTGGCGTGTCACGTATGACGCTACGCCAAGCGATTAAAACTCTGGAAGATGAAGGGATTTTAGAACGACGTTTGGGTAGTGGCACATATGTAGCCAGTCGCAAAGTGCAAGAAAAAATGTCGGGAATTATGTCTTTTACTGAGATTACTCATGCCAATGGTCAAGTTCCATCAAGTAAGCTAATCTCTTATCAAGTTGGTAAGCCATCATTGTCAGAAAAGGAACGCTTAAATTTAGCAGATGATGCAGAAATTTTGCGTATGGAGCGAATTCGTTACGCTGATGAAGTGCCAATTTGTTATGAAGTAGTAACCATTCCTCATAACTTAATTGCTAAGATGTCGAAAGCAGATATTTCGACGCATTTGTATCGCACGCTTGAACAAAATAATTATCAGATTGGTCGGGTAACTGAGCATATCTCAGCCGCCGTAGCAAATGAAAATACGGCTAGACTACTTAAAGCCAAAAAGGGTGAACCATTAATTACGCGTTTGCAGGTGACCGAACTGTCAACGGGAGTTCCGTTTGAATATACACGGGCCAGCTATGTAGCGGACCGGTTTGAATTTACTTTTTCTAAATAA